Part of the Rhizobium viscosum genome is shown below.
ATCGTCTCCAAGAAGGCCGTCGATCAGATGGGTGCGGAGAAGTTCAAGACCGATGCGGTCGGCACCGGTCCCTACGAACTCACCCGCTTCGACACCAAGTGGGGCACGGCGCTGAAGCGTCATGAAACCTACTGGGGCGAAAAGGCCAAGGTCGCCAAGGTCGAATCCGTTTATATCGCCGATACGACTGCGCGCACGCTGGCACTGCTCTCCGGCGATGTCGATATGATCGAAGCAGTCCGTGCGCCGGGCTGGGTCGATTCCATGCTGCAGCGCGACTCGACGCTCCAGTTCGACATGACGTCGCCAGGCTCGTTCAACACGCTGCATATCAACCTGAAGCGCAAGCCCTTCGACAATATCAAGGTGCGCCAGGCGATCATGTACGCCATCGATCGCCATGCGGTCGCTGAAGCCATGAAGCCGATGGGTGGCTTCACCGCCGACCTGCAGCCTGAATTCTTCCCGGGCGGCTTCAAGACCGAAGATCTGCCACCGGAACTTCAATACAATTATGATCCGGAAAAGGCGAAAACCCTGCTCGCCGAGGCCGGCTTCCCCGATGGCTTCGACTTCGAAAGCAATGTCAGCCAGCGCGAGGACTATGCCTCGATCATGCTGATCGTGCAGGAGCAGCTGCGTGCCGTCGGCATGCGCATGAACCTGCATATCGGCGACCACACCGCCTATCATGCTGATAATCAGCACGACAAGAACACGCTAGCCCTGCATTCCTCGAGCTATCCGCCGATCCCGACGCAGCTCTACACGCAGCAGCTTTCAACCAGGGCGGAAGTCAAGCCTGATGGATCCGGCGGCATCAACTACAGCCATTACGGCGTGGTCATCCCGGGGATCGATGATCTGCTCGCCAAGGCGCTGCAGGCGACCGACTACAATGCCTATGTCGATTACTGCAAACAGATCGAGCTTCAGGTTCTTCGCGACCTGCCGCTGATCGGCATGTCCACGCTCTCCTTCACGGTTGCCCGCAATGCCCGCCTCGACCTCGGTTACAAGGTGAAGAGCGGCTACGCGCGCTGGCGCTTCCACCACGCAACCAAGAAGGCCTGATTTTCAGGTCGCGATGGATGCCCGCGATGAATGCGAGTGAATGAACATGGCTAGATATTTTCTCCTCCGGCTGGCGGATGCCATTCCGACAATCTGGCTGGTCCTGACGCTCGTGTTCATCGCGATGCGGATCCTGCCCGGTGATCCGGCGATTGCTGCTCTGGGAGACATGGCTCTCCCGGAGCAGCTCGCCGCCTTCCGCCACAAGATGGGGCTCGATGTGCCGCTCTGGCAGCAGTACATAAATTTTTTGATCGGCGTGCTCAGCCTCGATTTCGGCCAGTCATACATGAATGGCGAGCCGGTGCTGAACCTGATCGCTGCCAATCTGCCCTATACGATCGAACTCACCGTTGCAGCGATGGTCATCGGCGTCGGTGCTGGTGTACCCCTCGGCGTGCTTGCGGCGACCCATCGCGACCGGCTGCCGGATTCCGGCATGCGTCTCTTTTCGCTGCTCGGCTATGCCATTCCGGATTTCTATCTCGGCGCATTGCTGCTGATCGGCTTTGCGCTGAACCTCGGCTGGTTCCCGATCAATGGCGGTGGCGATGGTTTCGTGGACCGCATGTATCATATCGCCCTTCCGGCGCTGACTCTCGCACTCGTCAAGGCCGCTTTCATCGGCCGGTTGACGCGGACGGCGCTTCTGGAAACGCTTGGCAAGGATTACGTCCGCACCGCCCGCGCCAAGGGTGCTCGCGAACCTCGTGTCATCTATCGCCACGGTCTGCGCAATGCGCTGTTGCCGCTGTCGACCGGCATGGGTCTCAGTCTGCTTGCCACGCTGTCTGGCTCGGTCGCCGTCGAGCTGGTCTTCAATCGGCCCGGCCTCGGACGCATGCTCATCCAGGCGATCAACGAGCGTGACTACGGCATCATCCAGGGCGGCGTCGTTGTCTTCGCGCTCCTCGTCCTTCTCATCAATCTGGTGATGGATCTCCTCTACATCGTCATCGATCCTCGCATCCGGGTGAAATAATGAGCATCATCACTCAAACGCCGGTGTCTTCCTTGCAGCCCTCCGAGCAGCCCTTGCTGGCACCTGCGCCCAGCCTGTTGTCGCTTCTGTCCCGAACCCTTCTGCACCGACCCTCGACCCTCTTTGCACTGGCGATCGCGCTCATCTTCTTCGTGATTGCGGTCTTTGCGCCGATGCTTGCGCCGTATGATCCGCTGGCCCAAAGCATCCTCTCAATCAACAAGGCGCCATCGGCCGCGCATTGGCTGGGTACAGACCAGTTCGGGCGGGACGTTCTCTCGCGCATGGTCCACGGTTCGCGCAACTCGCTTCTCTTCGGCCTGATCTCGCCGGCGCTGGCAGCTCTGCTCGGCACGGCGCTCGGCGTGACCGCCGGCTATTTCGGCGGGCTGATCGATCGCATCATCAGCCGGTTCATCGACCTGCTGCTCGCCTTTCCGGAACTGCTGCTCGCAATCATCATCGCGGCCGTGCTCGGTGGCGCCTTCTGGAACATCATCGCCGTCATCACGGTCGCCTTCATTCCCGGTTTCGCCCGTGTCGCTCGCGCCTCGACGCTATCGGTCAAGCAGGAGCCCTATGTGGAAGCGGCAATCGCCGTCGGCGTGCGCACGCCCGTCATCATCTTCCGCCATATCATTCCGAATATCGCAGCCCCCATCGTCGTGCTGATGACGCTCTGGGTGGCCTCCGCCATCCGTCTCGAAGCGTCGCTGAGCTTCCTCGGCATAGGCACCCGTGCGCCCAATCCGAGCTGGGGCAACATTATCCGCGATGGCCTCAACAACCTCTTCGGCTCGCCCTGGCCGATCATTGCCGCCGGCTTCGCCATCACCTGCGTGGTCTTGTCCTTCAACCTGATCGGCGATGCGGTGCGCGATATGCTGGACCCGGAGACGAGCCAATGACGTCCAAACCACTGACACCATTGCTTAAGGTTGAAGGCCTCGCCGTCGAATTCGGCCCGAAGGATTCTCCGATCCGCGTCGTGAACGGCGTCTCTTTCGAGATCGAGGCCGGTGGTTCGGTCGGCATCGTCGGAGAATCCGGTTCGGGCAAGTCGATCACGTCGCTTGCAATCATGGGGTTGATCCCCGATCCGCCCGGCCGCATTGGGCAGGGGCGCATCGAGTTCGAAGGTGTCAACCTTCTCGATCTGCCGAAGACGAAATTGCCGGAGATCCGCGGCCGCGATATCGCGATGATCTTTCAGGAACCAATGAGTTCTCTGAACCCGGTCATGACGATCGGCGATCAGATCGGTGAGGCGATCAAGCTGCATGAGAGGATGAGCCGCGAACAGCGTCGCGCCCGCATCGTCGAACTCCTGAAGCTTGTTGGTATCCCGAATCCGGAAGGACGTCTCGATGCCTATCCGCACCAGTTCTCAGGCGGCATGCGCCAGCGTGTGATGATCGCCATGGCGGTTGCCTGCAATCCGAAACTTTTGATTGCCGACGAGCCGACGACGGCCCTCGACGTAACCATCCAGGCCCAGGTTCTCGACCTGATGGCGAAGGTACGCAAGACGCTGAATACCGCCGTGCTTTTGATCTCGCACGATCTCGGCGTCATTGCCGAAGTCTGCGACCGGGTGATCGTCATGTATGCCGGCCGGGTCGTCGAGGATGCGGATGTCCGCTCGATCTTCAGAAACCCGAGCCACCCCTATACGCGCGGCCTGCTGCAATCGATCCCGCGGCTCGATGACGAGCGCTCGCGTCTCTATCAGATCCCGGGTTCCGTACCTCTTGCCGGCACCGTCAAGCAGGGCTGTCCCTTCTATGCTCGCTGCGCCGACCGGACCGACAGATGCGCGGCCGACATGCCGCCCATGTTCACCGTTTCAGAACGCCACAAGGCGGCCTGCTGGGTCACCGCCGGAGCAACAGCATGACAGAGATGAGTAGGGTCGACGACCTGTTGACCGTCCGCAACCTCGGTAAAACCTTTTCGGATGCGGGCGGCCTGTCCTTCACAAGCTCTTCCTCGGGCGTGCGTGCTGTGGACGGCGCATCCTTTTCCGTCAAGGCCGGCGAGACATTGGCGCTTGTCGGAGAATCCGGGTGCGGCAAGTCCACGCTCGGTCGGCTTCTGCTACGGCTGATCCAGCCGACCGATGGCGAAGTGCTGTTCGAAGGGCGTGATATCACCTCCCTCAGCGCGGCCGAAATGCGCATGATGCGCGCCAAGATGCAGATGGTCTTTCAGGACCCCTATGGCTCGCTCAGCCCGCGTCGTTCGATCGCGCAGATCATTTCCGAGCCGCTCGAAGTTTTCGGGATAGCGAAATCGGCAAGGCAGCGGCGCGAACGCGTGGCGGAATTGCTGACGCAGGTCGGCCTGTCGCCGAGCTTCATGGACCGCTATCCGCGCCAGTTCTCCGGCGGCCAGCGCCAGCGCATCGGCATTGCCCGCGCCATATCGGTCAATCCGCAATTCATCGTCGCCGACGAGCCGGTCTCCGCGCTCGATGTCTCAGTGCAGGCGCAAATCGTCAATCTGCTGCAGGATCTGCAGGCCGAACGGAAGTTCTCCTATCTCTTCATCGCCCATGATCTGGCGGTCGTCCGGCATATCGCCGACCGTGTGGCGGTGATGTATCTCGGCAGGATCGTCGAGATCGGACCGAAAAAGTCCGTCTATTCCATGCCGCAGCATCCCTATACGCAGGCGCTGCTATCGGCAGCACCTGAGCCCGATCCGGACCGCAAGGCAAGCCGCATCGTACTTCAGGGCGACGTTCCAAGTCCGTCCCGCGTTCCGCCGGGCTGCAGCTTCCATACGCGCTGCCCGATTGCAAAAGACATCTGCAAGCTCGATCGGCCGGGCTTGCGCGAAGTCTCGCCGAACCAGTTCTCGGCCTGCCATTTCGCCACGCCCAATCCGCTGACGCAGGCAGGTTGAAGATATCGACCTTCAGTGCACCGGGCCTGCCGGTGCATCTTTGATCGTTTCCTCGACCGGCAGGGTTATGCCGCTCTCGGCGAGATCCTGCAGCAGCGCGCCGAGCGCGAGATCGAGGCAATAGACGGAGAACTCCGCATTGAGTTCCCGGGCGCTCTGTCGGGCATAGGAAACGAGCCGTGCAAGCGACGCGATATTCCGCAGCCGTTGATCCTTCTCGGCGTCCCCGAGTTCGATGATGTCTTCCATTGCCATTCTCACGGAGCCCCCCAGACGTGTCGGTAGGAGTTCTAGCGGATGCCGTCGAGGAAAGCGCGTGACACGGGCGTGACACCAGTTTGAATGGTGTATCAAGGGTGGCAACTCAATCGAGTCAGGCCAATGGAGCTAGAAGCCTGCCTTTTGCAGAGCCTCGCAATACTGTTCCTTTTGCCATGCCTCCTTGAAGGGCACGAGGGTCAGCCATCTATCGAGGTCGAAATCGGGATTGGTTTCGCGCGCCTTGCGCATGTAGAGGCGGGCATTCTTCATGTCGCCGAGCATTGCCCAGCAGGCAGCAGCAAGCCGATCGGCCGGTGTGCGATCGTCCATTTTGCTGATCGCATCCAGCGCTTCCGTATAGCGGAAGAGCGCAAAATTCGCGCCGGCCTTGGCCCAGAGATAATCGGCGGGGCTCAGCGGATTGAGCGAGATTGCCCGCTCGATCTTGGCAAGCCCGTCGGCCGGGCGCGAGGCATGCACCAGCGTGTCGGCATAACTTGCGATGCCGTCGGCATAGTGGGGGCTTAGCTCCTCGGCGACCTTCAGGGCCACTAAGCTTTCATCGAGGTCGTTCAGATAGAGTTTGGCGACGCCGAGCTGGTGAAAGCCGGAAGCGAGCGACGGATCGGCGACGATCGCCCGGTTTGCATAATCTTCCGC
Proteins encoded:
- a CDS encoding ABC transporter substrate-binding protein; its protein translation is MNLRRRQFLELSAATAAVSMLGTKFARAASDPDTIRIGIAANGPRTSDPNYTTQGGDNWATEQMYEQLVRPDDGTFATTPDQYRPTLATEWSASPDAKTWTFKLRQGVQFHKGFGEMTSEDVVFSFKRAMADGTNKPILSNIADVVANGPYEVVITLKNSDVNLLGTSIFLNNTAIVSKKAVDQMGAEKFKTDAVGTGPYELTRFDTKWGTALKRHETYWGEKAKVAKVESVYIADTTARTLALLSGDVDMIEAVRAPGWVDSMLQRDSTLQFDMTSPGSFNTLHINLKRKPFDNIKVRQAIMYAIDRHAVAEAMKPMGGFTADLQPEFFPGGFKTEDLPPELQYNYDPEKAKTLLAEAGFPDGFDFESNVSQREDYASIMLIVQEQLRAVGMRMNLHIGDHTAYHADNQHDKNTLALHSSSYPPIPTQLYTQQLSTRAEVKPDGSGGINYSHYGVVIPGIDDLLAKALQATDYNAYVDYCKQIELQVLRDLPLIGMSTLSFTVARNARLDLGYKVKSGYARWRFHHATKKA
- a CDS encoding ABC transporter permease, with the protein product MARYFLLRLADAIPTIWLVLTLVFIAMRILPGDPAIAALGDMALPEQLAAFRHKMGLDVPLWQQYINFLIGVLSLDFGQSYMNGEPVLNLIAANLPYTIELTVAAMVIGVGAGVPLGVLAATHRDRLPDSGMRLFSLLGYAIPDFYLGALLLIGFALNLGWFPINGGGDGFVDRMYHIALPALTLALVKAAFIGRLTRTALLETLGKDYVRTARAKGAREPRVIYRHGLRNALLPLSTGMGLSLLATLSGSVAVELVFNRPGLGRMLIQAINERDYGIIQGGVVVFALLVLLINLVMDLLYIVIDPRIRVK
- a CDS encoding ABC transporter permease; protein product: MSIITQTPVSSLQPSEQPLLAPAPSLLSLLSRTLLHRPSTLFALAIALIFFVIAVFAPMLAPYDPLAQSILSINKAPSAAHWLGTDQFGRDVLSRMVHGSRNSLLFGLISPALAALLGTALGVTAGYFGGLIDRIISRFIDLLLAFPELLLAIIIAAVLGGAFWNIIAVITVAFIPGFARVARASTLSVKQEPYVEAAIAVGVRTPVIIFRHIIPNIAAPIVVLMTLWVASAIRLEASLSFLGIGTRAPNPSWGNIIRDGLNNLFGSPWPIIAAGFAITCVVLSFNLIGDAVRDMLDPETSQ
- a CDS encoding ABC transporter ATP-binding protein, with product MTSKPLTPLLKVEGLAVEFGPKDSPIRVVNGVSFEIEAGGSVGIVGESGSGKSITSLAIMGLIPDPPGRIGQGRIEFEGVNLLDLPKTKLPEIRGRDIAMIFQEPMSSLNPVMTIGDQIGEAIKLHERMSREQRRARIVELLKLVGIPNPEGRLDAYPHQFSGGMRQRVMIAMAVACNPKLLIADEPTTALDVTIQAQVLDLMAKVRKTLNTAVLLISHDLGVIAEVCDRVIVMYAGRVVEDADVRSIFRNPSHPYTRGLLQSIPRLDDERSRLYQIPGSVPLAGTVKQGCPFYARCADRTDRCAADMPPMFTVSERHKAACWVTAGATA
- a CDS encoding ABC transporter ATP-binding protein translates to MTEMSRVDDLLTVRNLGKTFSDAGGLSFTSSSSGVRAVDGASFSVKAGETLALVGESGCGKSTLGRLLLRLIQPTDGEVLFEGRDITSLSAAEMRMMRAKMQMVFQDPYGSLSPRRSIAQIISEPLEVFGIAKSARQRRERVAELLTQVGLSPSFMDRYPRQFSGGQRQRIGIARAISVNPQFIVADEPVSALDVSVQAQIVNLLQDLQAERKFSYLFIAHDLAVVRHIADRVAVMYLGRIVEIGPKKSVYSMPQHPYTQALLSAAPEPDPDRKASRIVLQGDVPSPSRVPPGCSFHTRCPIAKDICKLDRPGLREVSPNQFSACHFATPNPLTQAG